GGTAATGTCTCGTGGGTTTGgttgcagggccggagaagcgagcattaacccctgatttcctaaATATGGCTTTTTGGTGCCAATGTAACTGTTAAACGGCTGTCCAATTCCGAAAGCTTTAATGCAAATCCTGAAGTATAACGAAGGCTCCTCTACTTACTTCTAGGCTCGAATGTCTCCGGGAGGCGTTAAGGTCTTTCAACGCATTTATAGAAGACCGCGTGGTTTTATCTAAAAAAGTGTAGTCCATACACGAGATACTAAATGTATATGCATATGGTGCCGTCTTGTCCTTAACGACATACCCTCTGTTGGTCTCATCACTAGTTGACCCTAATGAATGTACACATGAGCTGAAGAGGTTCTTACACTTAATGCATGCAACTTAGGGTGAAATCACTACTCTGTTTATTGACTTATCGATGAACCCACCGGCAGTCCGCTATCAACAGAACCGATGACCGGCCAAGTCAATATCAGTCTTATATTATCAATTTTTTACCAATAATTGTGATGACCATTAGTTCTCAGCTTGGTAATTACCACTGATCGATCCATCTCATTCAAACAGATATAATTATGCAACATGTTAGGCGATAACGACTTTGTCCGTTACATGATTAGGAGGATTGAATTAGAGAATGTACTGAAAAAACCAATTACTGGTTCGTGAGAGTGAGCTGACCGTAATTTGCCATTGTCGGGCCCTTGGTCTTCGTCAAACCTTTCTTCACTCATCCAAGTTCAAAACAATGCACCTTTCATTGCCGGTTCTGTTAAAATTATGGGTCAGCCGAATATATCAGAggcagttttctcaaaatggccaaaggacaccaccctgactaCAAAGCTCTGCCGGGGCTGCCACACTGCCTCATCTCTAATCTATGTTCCTTCTTGTATCTTGCAGACGATTGGTCCCCTCACAGAAATGGAGGAGCACGGGAAGCCCCTGACGCCCCTCCCCGAGGAGATTGAAGGAGAGGAGAAGGAGGAGGCCCTTCAGAGGCTCAACGAGGAGTTCAAGGGCTCGAAACATGAACAGATATTCCGTTTTCTTCGCGACCAGGAGGAGCTCAATCGAAGATTTGCGCAATTTGCTATGAAATCTGATGACGAGGATTCACCGTCCTCTGATGAATCGGACGGTGTCGTCACGCAGAAAATGTCATTTTACACCGGTAGACGCGGCCGTAAATTGAGTGTATCTGCGCGGTCCGAGAGCTTTGATAGTCTGGAGCAGAACGTGCCTTCTGATGACGATCGGGGGAATCTGAACGAATTGGATGAAGAGATCGAGCGATCAGCAGCTGAGAAGAAGGAAAGGAAGAAACAaaagcaaaagaaacagttACGGGTGAAGACGGACGTGCGGCCACAAACAGCAATGGGTAACCGTGCAAGTGGCGACTTTAAAACATCTTTCTTTGGGGCGAATTATGAGACTGTTGATCAAGCCTCACCCTCTATATACCGAACTGAGAGTGACCCCGTGCCACCTGCAGCACCGCGGTCTTCCCCAAATGTTGAGTACGGGGAACCGCGGTTTCCCCAGTCTCCGCAGGCCTCTCCGCCGCAGGAAACGTGGGATGTGCAGCAGATTGACCTCCGAGGCAGCCAAACCACACCCAGGTCAAGTCGTGCAACACCTCCAGGAGTAAGGTACTCTTCCTACGGGTCAACATCCCGGAGGCCAACATCTGTCGTCCCGTCGACAGAACACATGGACTATCGCACCCACACACCGAGGCAGACTCGGCTAACCCATGGTGTCGCACCCTCCTCGACTTTAGATGAGAGAACGAGGCAGCGTCTTTACGCAGAGGCGGAAGGTATCATGGAGAGACAGAATCAGAACAACTCTTACCGGCAAGGCACCCGGTATGCCAGCGGCGATAATACATTCATTACTAGGTTGGACTGTGACGAATCCACCTATCGCAGGTTTAGTAAATCTGCACAAGGGGTACGAAAGTCATCCACATTGAATGACTTGAACAGTTACAAGGGTAATGCAAGGCCCATCAAAGTGTTGAAGCTCCCCCCACTGGACACCTCTGTGATAAATAAAAATGTGCGCGGGACAGGTGGACTGGTCGGCGCGACGAGAGGAGGCCCGGGACCAAAAGTTGCAGAATCACTTGTCGGCTAGCCGGCGTTTGATCACCTTCACTTGTTGTTAATCCAAATATTGTCAAAAATGACCAGGGTTTCTTTTACCGGTCGGCTTATTTTTATTTGTTGTACATGTGTATTGTTGAATTCATATCCTGACTACATTTTGGCTAGTTGAAGAAGGGATATTGCTTGCATCTGATGACAAGTGGGAGAGGAGGTGTAAACTGGAGAGCACCATTTTGACTGTTATATTTGTTAGGATTGAGAGCCATTCGGCGACTACCGGTAGCTGAATATGTGTATATCGACTTCCGGTAGTGTTATACAATCAGCAGAGCTAATTTATTCTGGAGCATCGGTGTTGATATTAACAGAAATCACAAGTTGTTATTTAGGGAGACGTCCTCGAATTTTACTGAAGAAAGGATGATGTTGACGCTAATTTCGTCCTACCAAGAGATCCTGCATGTCGAGTACAACTCGTAGGAAGTCAAACATCATCGGAAATTCGTCATGTTCATGTTCAGGTTACCAAATATACCTCGTACTTTTGAATAACCATCATGTTGCAGCTGACTATAAGTAGTAGTATGGATATACCAAGCTCGTCACAAGACACAAATCCTTTTCCCAATACTGTTCAGACTGTGCCGCTTGGGAACTGCTCAGTGCCTGGATTGCCCGAGAAAACTCGATGATGAAATTATTGGTACCTTAATGTTCGGATCGGATAAGACGGTCATGtaggtcatacatgtacaacgacATGTTGTACCCACAAAACTTATACCGAAATCAATATCAGTGACTGCCTCAAATCATTTCCCTTAAGGCCTGTGCTTTTTTATACCTTATTGCACGGCGTGGTAGCTATTTTTCTTCTGACATCGTTCGCATTGACACCGAGTTCCTAAGCGATGAACCAACGTAATGTCAATTAACTAtttttcaaattacatgtacagttatATGGATTGCCTGTCCAAGTCTAAAGACTCTGGTATTGGTAATGATTGATGACACACGGaactttgttattcaaattatgatgaaatatttaaGCAGCTTCTTGGTGGAATAGATAAATCTATTTGGAAGGGGTTCTACAGGAAGCCACAAAAGAGCTTCGAATGAAATTCGACAAAAAACAGAGGGTCACCAGCAGCAGGCCCAAAGCGGTAAACTGGTTTCTCAGTGAATAGCCTAATTGGGACACTCTGTAGACAACTAATCAGTCCCCCTTTTGTTTGAGATCTTAGGACGTATTTCATGCGAAAGAGCGATTTGCGCAGGTGAATTATCCCGTCTTTGATGTTGCAGGCAAACAATTTGAGGCCCGGTAATAAATCCCAAAAGATTTTAAATGTCAAGTTGTAATGTCAATGGTTTCCAATTACCTATTGCCACGGCAATCATACGACGCTCTTTACCTCTGTcaaattaaagggacaatataggcagcagctaggcaggcaagataaagttacacaaagtcgccaataggggtctctcacatctcacagtacgtcgaaatgattcacgcttgtacgaggattatatttagtgctgaatctgacattacCTAGTGCCTTTACTGTGTATGTTAGCGACCAGAAGATAGCCAaataagcccctctgctcctacctatagtccccctttaatgtcTAAATAAAACTAATGTAAAACTGCCTTAGTCACTACAGATCGGGCTACGATACGCGATGTGTCCATCAACCATTCTTGCCTGTCTGTTCCAGTGGATGACGTCGGCCACGGACATGTTTACGTTTTACGTCAGAGATGCTTTTGCAGCGATCGTACAATAAGAAATGTATGTACCTTATTATTTGTTgctttgtaaatacatgtacatgtacgcatatCAAATATGATGCCAAAGATGGAGacaaatagagaggttaagatagAAGACGCAAAGGTTAAACGTACAGGGGAATGGCAATAGTTTTTACAGTCAAAAACAATTTTCAAGAGATGGAGGGTAGCGGCAAGGATCTTAACCTCGCTAATAATATGCGACTACCATCATTTTGCATGGGAGCTTCCCATGTCGGCCTATGCTTATGGTGCTTCTAATCGAAGACACTTTTCGTAGTCTATTTTTTGCAATTCAAAGCATAAGATGTTTTCTGTCAATTAATCAATGTAACAGAAATGGCTAATAGCGTTAAATAAATATGTGGCGTCCAGTCACTCGCTGTATATTATCAGTTCGTCTCTTCACTCAATGCACTCACGAGAAGATCACAAGGTCAGGTGGCCCAACACGATAGTGAAGGACTGTCTTTGGTCGTGCGGGTGCGATCACTTCAAGCACTCCATAGGCGTCTCGAGGGGGTTCGGGAACCAAACTAACCTATTTTGGTCTTCGCATCCATTGGACTATCGCTGTGTCGCGAGtacacctacatgtagccaaAAGCAGTACGCTGAAACCTTCTCTTCATATCAAATAGCATCATTCCCGAGCAAAGGCGtcatctcgttattacgagcaACCTTTGGAAGTATGAATCGGTTTTAACATTAAGTATCGCCATCTATAATGTACCTTAGATCAGTTCATGTCCCATTTTTCACTTTCACGAGGATTTTAAAGTGAAAATCGTGTTGGTGGTCGTTGCTCTCGCGACACAAAGATAGCGCAATCGATGCGAACACCAAGCCATCGAATTCGTTCGTTGGCGCAATATCTGCTCAGAACACTTCTTCGGAGGGCTCCCAATGCAGCCCGATTTACATGTCTATTGAGACGAGGCCAATACCAGTGCGGCCGTAGTGTATTCGTCGGGGTGACGACTGCTGTCAGCTCCGTCTCGGATTGCAAAAGCACAGGCTAAGGAGACAAACTGCCTTGTCTGTTTACTCCTTCAATAAGTCGACTCctgtgcagtccatttcgtcatcctggtcGTCCTTCCCGCCTCACCGGGCGACAGgacaaggccggtccactgcgtccggagagTATCAGTAAGTGGCGCAAAAAGCACCGCAAAGCCATGACCTTCAAGAAAAACTCTTCGATACGTAGTTTGAGTAGGCTTAACCAGCAGAAAACATTGAACTTCTTGTCGCCTATTGTATCCTTCCAATTCTCAACATGACACCATTCTATTTCCATGGAAACTGATTGAAAGTGCACTTGATCTTGTAAATATTTACCAACCCAAAGTTATTGATTCTGACACAAACCTGGATTAacctcaaggtcaaggtcaccttgGGGGTATAAAATAGGTAACATCCTAGTTCATGCTGAGAAAAACATCACCCTTTTAGGCTTATATTAATTGGAAAAATCGATTGCCAATAAATGGTTTTTTTAAGGTATGTTTATTGTGGAAATCGTTATTTGCAATCCGTATATCATTTGAAATTACGTCATAGACCATGTGACATTATCATAACAAATATTTCGTGATTTGAGTACATCCCTGGTTTGTCCAGACCAATCAACCTCGACAATAAACCTCGGCCGCAGTCTGTGTATTGCAACGGCGATGTTTTCGTTAGGGTTGCGAAGCCTCCTTATTGATAATGATTACCAAACCATATGGCACAGAGGCCAATGACCCATCGCTATATTGCCGATGAAAttatattattttttacccaatTAATGTAACTACATTATATTTGTTTAGGCTGGATTCTAACGATTGTTTGGAAAACAATAATGGCGTCCTTGGAAACGACCGGATGGCCGCATCACCCGATGCATCCTGCGACCTATCCAATTTATTGATGTCCGCCCTACCAGCTAGACCGTACTATTCCAATTTCGCTTACTAATGGATTGACTGACATTTAAGATATTTTTACATCGTGAGTTGATTTATTGATGTAAATAGCAGGCTTTGATAGGATCGATGATGAAATTAACAATGTTAACGGTGTTGCCAGGTCCGAAATCCACACCTGATAACGCATACTCCGCCGCAGTGGTAGTAGTGTGCTGAGGCGGCCTAGTCTTCAtgtatgcttgaatattatgtctgctttggagaatgacgaTAGCGAAAATATGGATGTTGTGCCGAGTAGACAAATGGTGTAGACATCCCATCAGCTTTGGCAATGGCGACCAGGAGAACATCCAAAAAGTTTACAGGGCTTTTGTTTGCTGGGCGGTTGCTTGTTGCTGTTGATACACCAGTCAGTTGACTTGGGTGCATGGTCGAGGTAAGCCATGGATCAAGGACGTAAACATTTATTTAAGTAATTTCACCGAAAACGAAGACAGAATTAAGTAATCTCCGATATATATCTGGAGGCGGAAACATCTCCTACATTTAAATCTGCACAGGAGTGTGGGGTTCTGGATCTGGCTTTTGCGTTCGGATAAATACTGTACTAGTTTCCATCAAGATCTACGGCGAACAAACAACTTTGTGTCGCCTGAATTGCTTTTCCTCCTACTGGCTGTCAATTTGTCCTATTTCGCTATGATGCATGAGGTCACCTCTATGGGGAAATTGGAAAGGCTGTGATCATAATACTGTGCAAATATTCGGTTATGGATCGAGAAAACAACGCTGCTGTTATGACAATACCTGTTCAGTGTAACTCAGTTGATAGCTCCAGGCACCGATTGTTTGAACAAGTGAATCCTTGGAGACCTGCTTTCACTGACATTGTAGGTAATGCATGCCGCTATCGAAATGATATTAGCTGTCATTTTTACAATGTGTATGGATTTTGGTTAGAAACTGTTTGAATTCAACGAAATTTCAATTTAATCCTAGATGCTTTTATTGCTTATTTCTTATGTAAAAACAATCAGCAGATTGCGCATGCGCTATTGTCTTGCGACCTTCGATGTCTTTCGTGAGTTTCTGTGTTGATAGGCCAATACTTTAGGCCCTGTATGCATACTAATGAATGACAAACGGAGAAACAACGCAATATTTTACCAAATGAATGTATTTTATTGGTCTAATAAACTGCTGCCATTGATTTCATTAGGATACACATAACTGAAATAACCTTCAAATAGTACGTCACTCAATCCTATTCGAGTTACAATGTAAACTATTGTCACTTCAGTGTCATTGAAAAATAACTCGTTGCAAAAAAATACTCCCGTTAAGGAAAGTTAAAAGACTGTCTATAGTAAAGGTTGTAACCTAGGCGGTTTGTTACCCCAGAAAGTCCCGAACGTTACCGAGAAAAGAcgaagatgacgtcatacaTCTACGATGTCACAGAGAACACCACGTAAAAGAAGCAGATCGTAATAACAGTGTTTTATCAACCACGTGGTTTTCGTTTATCATTAGGTGCAAGCAAAGAGACAGGAAGCCTTTCAATCCACTTTAaacgctgcccccccccccttgttcCAAGAATAGAACTATTTGCAAAGTACAGTATTTTATTCATTTAACATGAAGAAATATTCGgacaaaactttaaaatgattGACAGAAATGTTGTTTGTTTGGCCAATGAGCCTCGTCGGTGATGTCACCAATTAAATTACCAAGCAAATAAACGAAAATGACGTAAAAACAAAGCTTCAAAACGCACCTCGAATCACTTAGCGGAGGAATCTACATCTTACAACATACGTTTAACATGTATCATAAATTGTTGACGTTTTAGTTAAAGTTATTCACT
Above is a window of Lineus longissimus chromosome 3, tnLinLong1.2, whole genome shotgun sequence DNA encoding:
- the LOC135484126 gene encoding uncharacterized protein LOC135484126; protein product: MSLGVEPYPTTVQTIGPLTEMEEHGKPLTPLPEEIEGEEKEEALQRLNEEFKGSKHEQIFRFLRDQEELNRRFAQFAMKSDDEDSPSSDESDGVVTQKMSFYTGRRGRKLSVSARSESFDSLEQNVPSDDDRGNLNELDEEIERSAAEKKERKKQKQKKQLRVKTDVRPQTAMGNRASGDFKTSFFGANYETVDQASPSIYRTESDPVPPAAPRSSPNVEYGEPRFPQSPQASPPQETWDVQQIDLRGSQTTPRSSRATPPGVRYSSYGSTSRRPTSVVPSTEHMDYRTHTPRQTRLTHGVAPSSTLDERTRQRLYAEAEGIMERQNQNNSYRQGTRYASGDNTFITRLDCDESTYRRFSKSAQGVRKSSTLNDLNSYKGNARPIKVLKLPPLDTSVINKNVRGTGGLVGATRGGPGPKVAESLVG